From a single Solanum dulcamara chromosome 4, daSolDulc1.2, whole genome shotgun sequence genomic region:
- the LOC129887295 gene encoding uncharacterized protein LOC129887295: MADSNFVDREKQKQADNDIKDMISSLTKRLAGLQRVHKAAGDSGQNLQAGDDEDDHGTRIITLAGTNVGASMRGEMDEKAGLDGVSPGEHEPLKTYVNSNFQSINNSIMMGGSYCTNDPGVHLDISDYVDEQVPTPQGHKNKKGKKSKHHNEQSE, from the coding sequence ATGGCTGACTCAAATTTTGTTGATAGGGAGAAGCAAAAGCAAGCAGATAATGATATCAAGGACATGATCTCTTCTCTGACAAAACGCCTAGCCGGCCTCCAACGCGTGCACAAGGCAGCAGGAGACTCAGGCCAGAATCTTCAAGCTGGTGATGATGAAGATGATCATGGCACCAGAATCATCACTCTAGCTGGAACCAATGTGGGAGCCAGCATGCGCGGTGAGATGGATGAGAAAGCTGGCCTCGACGGTGTTTCACCAGGGGAACATGAGCCCTTAAAAACATATGTGAACAGCAATTTCCAGTCCATCAACAATTCCATCATGATGGGTGGTAGTTATTGTACTAATGACCCTGGTGTTCATTTGGACATCTCTGATTATGTGGATGAACAAGTTCCAACACCACAAGGACATAAAAACAAGAAAGGCAAGAAAAGTAAGCATCACAATGAACAGTCAGAATAG
- the LOC129887293 gene encoding WAT1-related protein At3g30340-like, with the protein MKSYVEWYPIFIMLTIDFAFAISNILLKKIILDGMNHLVFITYRQAISTIFLAPVAFFLEKNTRPKLTPQILCNLFLSAIVGASLTQYLFLLGMEYTSATFSCAFLNMVPVITFLMALPFGLETINIKHGSGIAKAIGTLVCVGGAFLLTFYKGIPLVHFSDQPSVSSSSEGDISSSKIKERWILGSLAMFAGTLLWSSWFLLQSFIGKKYPCKYSSTVIMTFFSAIQSAVLTFSIDRRLSIWVPKEKIDMLSILYAGLIGSGMCYVGMSWCVKKRGPVFTAAFSPLVQVMAALLDVPILHEQLHLGSVIGSAIVIAGLYFLLWGKNREMQKVVHETEEKKEKELPFKDLETNSESRIP; encoded by the exons ATGAAGAGCTATGTGGAATGGTACcctatttttattatgttgacaATCGATTTTGCTTTTGCTATTAGTAACATACTTCTCAAGAAGATTATACTGGACGGGATGAACCATTTGGTCTTCATAACTTATCGGCAGGCCATTTCAACCATTTTTTTAGCCCCAGTTGCCTTCTTTCTGGAAAA GAACACCAGACCAAAACTCACCCCTCAAATCTTGTGCAACCTTTTTTTGAGTGCCATTGTTGG GGCATCTCTTACGCAATACTTATTCCTTCTTGGCATGGAATACACATCTGCAACTTTCTCATGTGCCTTTCTCAACATGGTTCCTGTGATCACATTCCTTATGGCATTACCTTTTGG GTTAGAGACTATCAACATCAAACACGGAAGTGGAATAGCCAAAGCGATTGGTACACTAGTATGTGTTGGAGGTGCCTTCTTACTGACTTTTTACAAAGGCATCCCTTTGGTTCATTTTTCAGACCAACCATCTGTATCTTCATCCTCGGAAGGAGACATTAGTTCCTCGAAAATAAAGGAAAGATGGATCCTTGGTTCTCTGGCCATGTTTGCTGGGACACTTTTGTGGTCTTCGTGGTTCCTTCTCCAATCATTTATTGGAAAGAAATATCCATGCAAGTACTCTAGCACTGTTATTATGACCTTCTTTAGCGCCATACAATCGGCTGTCTTGACTTTTTCCATTGACAGAAGACTATCCATTTGGGTTCCGAAGGAAAAGATAGATATGCTGAGTATCCTCTATGCT GGATTAATAGGTTCAGGAATGTGCTATGTGGGAATGTCATGGTGTGTCAAGAAGAGGGGTCCAGTCTTCACTGCAGCATTCAGTCCTCTTGTCCaagttatggcagccttgttagACGTTCCCATTCTACACGAACAACTCCATCTTGGAAG TGTAATTGGATCGGCTATTGTAATTGCTGGTTTATACTTTCTGCTTTGGGGCAAGAACAGAGAAATGCAAAAAGTTGTCCATGAAACtgaagagaaaaaagagaaggagCTACCCTTCAAAGATCTAGAAACCAATTCTGAATCCAGGATCCCTTGA
- the LOC129887296 gene encoding 40S ribosomal protein S21-2 isoform X1, which translates to MEALPFPSLLHTLPLLKSSPLISVRLLKLDFSTQEHPAKMQNDEGQNMDLYIPRKCSATNRLITSKDHASVQLNVGHLDDRGVYTGSFTTFALCGFIRAQGDADSAMDRLWQKKKVEARQE; encoded by the exons ATGGAGGCTTTGCCCTTTCCTTCCCTTCTTCACACTTTGCCCCTATTGAAGAGCTCTCCCTTAATTTCAGTCAG ATTGTTAAAGCTTGATTTCAGTACCCAAGAACACCCAGCCAAGATGCAGAACGACGAGGGACAAAACATGGATCTTTACATCCCCAGGAAATG TTCTGCTACGAATAGGCTTATCACCTCAAAGGATCATGCTTCTGTTCAACTTAATGTTGGTCATTTGGATGATAGGGGTGTGTACACAGGCAGTTTCACAACTTTTGCTCTCTGTGGTTTCATCCGTGCTCAG GGTGATGCTGACAGCGCAATGGACCGCCTCTGGCAGAAGAAGAAAGTTGAAGCTAGACAAGAGTAG
- the LOC129887296 gene encoding 40S ribosomal protein S21-2 isoform X2, translating into MQNDEGQNMDLYIPRKCSATNRLITSKDHASVQLNVGHLDDRGVYTGSFTTFALCGFIRAQGDADSAMDRLWQKKKVEARQE; encoded by the exons ATGCAGAACGACGAGGGACAAAACATGGATCTTTACATCCCCAGGAAATG TTCTGCTACGAATAGGCTTATCACCTCAAAGGATCATGCTTCTGTTCAACTTAATGTTGGTCATTTGGATGATAGGGGTGTGTACACAGGCAGTTTCACAACTTTTGCTCTCTGTGGTTTCATCCGTGCTCAG GGTGATGCTGACAGCGCAATGGACCGCCTCTGGCAGAAGAAGAAAGTTGAAGCTAGACAAGAGTAG